The sequence tacaatgtaaccacaacacaatcggagtcgacaccacgccagtaggtataaaagaggcacctaatgtcgcgtcataaagactccattaccaacacacatcgagattttaaacactcggcctcaaaggttccaatcacccgacgaacctcatggttcatcacttcaacaccaaaagcgaacacgcgctaaacaatcgaacaccaaaaccatttccgtggcttggtagtaacattccccaaatactaaggaatgcttggttacaccaagtcttacgcccttcgtccaacaaccaaacatcaccatagggtacttccattaggaacgtcacccttaaccataacatgcaaatcactatgcaattaacaagtccgaacataaacgccacataaataaatattcaaagacatatttatcaaaacgaaacgtacctcaacgtctccttgcggcattcgccgccgccaactcgggacaatccggcttgcgatgtccctctttatgacaatagtagcacattccgccttcacttctcggcatcgtgcattcccacaacttgtgacccctaacgccacaattgaaacatctaggcgcacgagattccaccgtgccctttaccactttactcgtactcgcactcggacccttagtcctcttactcggagcaccataagaaacaacccttccctcacttgaaggttcgccctttttcgatcgcgtataagactcgaaacctctagccaccgcaaataactccgcaaacgacttcgcgtaaccccggctaattttgcttttcaagtcatcgctcaaagttcgatagaaatcctccatcaacaaacgatcgttccccaaatattccgggcaaaaacgagccttcgacataaaagtcgtctttaaagtattcaagtccatagaaccctgttgcaaatttcgcaactcacaacgcaattccgataaatcggctgaagttcggaactcctcgaagaattcctccttaaattcgtcccacgataacgtcataaacgtttcaccaccgacaagatcaatcttgccatccaaccaatccttcgccctaccccgcaacaaactagtagcgactctcgtctttttctcgggagggcattccatagtacgaaaacacccttcgacatccgaaacccaagtcgtactcaccaaaggatccggcttcccatcatacatcgggggtctagtcctcatgaagctcttaagacaacgctccatttcacccctattttggaattcggaatacttcccatccatttcttctcgaaacgccctcatttgctccgcaacggcggccgtaactctagcgttaaattccgtgtcgttcgtctcggtctcgtttcgcgtcgtcattctaaagaatgcaaaacgattagtccacgcacgtataaaacgacacgcacaacaccctcccatcttgctaaacactcgtcgtacatcacttgttagacacgatttgcacccgtaataaggtctgcaagttcttattacgcacgcacgccgcatcgactcgttagtacaacgaccgcctcgctcgatgctataaacaaacacaaacaaaattctacgcgatagaagcacacgcgagaattacaccacaacacaaataatatattaataatatccgcattactaatataaacgttagtcgacctataaacaaggcactaactaaacccgttcctgacccgtaatcctacaagtcccgcaacaaattacgcgcacacaaaagtctaagtctaggcacctatctcaagtcacctaaatcccttagaccatgctctgataccacttgtaacaacccaaaccataccgcgtataaaaccccgttaaatttcatgacaaaaaaaaatttttgctgactgacccagttgcgcggcgcgccaacaggttgcgcggcgcgcagaacctgtctggcagcccgctgtccggttttccttgaaatgtgaaaatgtttgacccgttcccgacgtttttagccaaaacgcttttaaccatgaattcatacatataaaactaacacgtttaattaataaaattaagtttacgaagcgggtcccacaacgacccattttaccaccttaagtaccgaaatacaatatttgaccaaaagactttaatacaatacaaagccgagcatggcgattggggatacgctacccaatcctaaatgatccaaaagcaagtcactaaagcaactatgtacgtcttctagtcctcgcgcttacccgagccaccatatccgcatgcgatctataaaaaaaagagtcaacaacgagagggtaagctaatgcttagtgaatgataacatactacatacatatatatgtataaaatgaatacgccacacaaacaaataccgcataccggggcatccaagtataaagcatctacactaagcataccgtacgatctaagcaacgagctaaagatacaacacaaataagagtccaccaacgacaaagtgaacatcgccaaatagctacacccggagggttagctacaacacaacaacacattaatatatatatatataacaatataaacgaacaaggttaaccccttaacctcaaacacacgaacattggtcgaacaacccgagccttgtgaatgcgcataacccgaaattcacttctcaaccataagatgaccgaacaacccgagtcatcatgaatccgcactacccgagattcattacctccaataaggtgaccgaacaacccgagtcaccatgaatccgcactacccgagattcatttcacaatactaaaacccacggtcacgggattataaaatccaccacacaaccatatcaacccttcgccattagggttataacaaccaaatcacaaccaagtgtgataacgtgcacacaaacgtgtacttcgccaaagatggtcaaccaagacgcacaaacgtgccaattggactcatacacaagtccttcaaatccacctatatgtgaagtgagctctataaccgagaatcacttcacccgacccgcacccatcctacacatacatatgcatataggatattatcactcaccttgaagtcttgaagaaagcttccaagtaaaccgcaactcgccaatggaaaatacctattccattatcacaaataccacaacacaattagattggattcacaaattaacccaattcgtcacttagtgccatttcgacccaaatgcacttccaagcacaaaccgtacccaaaccaaccaataatcactaacacaagtgagaatggtcataatatgccaattaaacccgaactcaagtgttaaacacgtgtcatacccattttgacacttaaaccctaattttgacccataaaggccaaaatctcatcctttacaagttttgacaccaaaacacatttaactcggttctatacttcaacttaatccattttaagtttataaacctcattaaatcgccaatcgggtcatagtcaccaccaaaccctaatttgacccaaagtcaaagttagtcaaccaaacaacctccaatgtgttccaatacttccataatcgctaactaaagtgattaaactaaatttcaagttctaaacatggccaatttgttcaccaacccaaaatccactaacaattaacaataaacccgattactagcatcactaaacccatttcatcacctaaaagggtattacaacaaattaactcaaaaccctaacttgaatatcaaattaaatagatgaaattcggagtttgagcttaccaatactatcaccgcgtagccgagaacgaaaggaacaactttaaaacccgagactttgatcgattcgagcttcttcttccccaaaacctcaaatctctctctagacctctctctctctctaagaatgaatgaggatgatgaatggatgtgaaatgatccaaagttggatctaaaccaactgataatgcccacaaatccggccccatgtgaaattacccaaatacccttcatttaaaataaataaaacaagataggttctgtcagcgcgtttgcgcggcgcgcggccgctttgcgcggcgcgcagattgacagattcagctcttttccaattttaatatatataaatattcaacgaagcccgatctcatatgcctttaataaacaagtatacaaaataaatattcgggtcttacaatttgCAATTTTTTGTTGTACATTTTTTATAAAAAGTTGTACattgtattaattaattaattatttttggTGGGTCTATTTTATGGTAAATGTGTATGTTATGGATACTAGGGAGTGTGATGGGTTAAGTGATAGGAATAAATTGTTGAGTTGGCGCTAATGTGACAATAATGAAGTTGTATGACAGGTGTCATAGATGAGAGTGGTGTAATAGATGGATGTAGATAGATATGAAACAGTTGGGCCAAAGTCCAAATAGTAGCCGTGTAGAAAAATTTCCCCAAATATAATAAACCCTAAAACCCTTTACTTGAACGTAGATTTCCAATCATCAATTTGTGTTTCACAATTTTTGCAATCCGCGAACTACATTGTAATTCATCACAGAACCATAATTTCGTCGTCTTATATGGAATCTAAAACGGTAAAccctaaataaattaaaaatatatatatcccGTAGTTTATGATAACGAATAATCAGTCTAAATTATGATTTTTTTGCAGATTGAAAaaatggaagaagaagaagaagaagaggaagaggTGCAAACTTTTAAAACGGGAGCTTTAGCCTTGCCAATAATTCAATCATTATTGGATGCTCCACAGGCATTCTTTGCTTTAGTGCTTTCTCCCACAAGGTTTCTAATTtcgttttttgtgtgtgtgtgtgtgtgtgtgtgtgtgtggttatTTGTTCTATTGAAATAGAGTGTATTTTGTATATTATGTTgtatttaattaataatgttttgTTTATGGTGTTGTAGGGAACTTGCAATTCAGATTGCTGAACGGTTTGAGGCATTGGGATCAAGCATTGGTGTTAAGTCTGCGGTGGTGAGTTTTTGTTTATTACTAGTTGATAACTTGCTGCTGTGATTTATGGAGCTTGCAGACATaggatattttttttatattttttttccttgttTTATTACGtagatatttatgtattttattttatggAAAATGATAATGGTAGCCTTTAGGGCTATCAGCTATGGTTACGCCTTCTTGATTTTGATTATTTTCAATATAAAAACTCATGATTTTCATGAATAAACACTCCTAACTTATATTAAAGAGGAAAAGTGAGCATTAAAAATGGATGTTAACACTTTTAAAGTTTATTTAAGTTAGTTTGCGAATATTGTTATAGAAAGTTTAATTATAACCCTAAGGGCTATAAATGACAGTGATGGATATCAAGTATTAAATTAATTGATGTTTTTTTAAATTGGGGTTTAGGATTTTGTGTGATTGGTTTTTTTACAATTTTTGCAGCTTGTTGGAGGGGTTGACCAACTACAACAAAGCATTCAACTTGGAAAGCGACCACATATTGTCGTAAGATATACTTGCCTATAATCTTTATATTTTTTTAGTTCACCTTTAATGTTCACATATGTTTGAAAATGACATTTCGATTTCTCGAAACATTATTTAAATTAATTGCACTGAACATGATTGTTTTTGTCATGAAATGTGTCTTATTAGAGTTTTTCTTGATGTAGGTTGCCACGCCTGGATGCCTGGTGGAAAATTTATCAAATACTAAAGGCATTTCTCTTCGTACCGTCAAGTACTTGGTAAGAAATAAGAATTTGACAATTTGTTTAGCATGTTTATTTTTTGCTAATGTAGCCAATCGATGGTGCTAGTTTGATATTCCCTTTGCATATCGACATACCATTCTATTTCTTGTGCTTAatgttttttttaaatttaataaaccttAATATACATGTTTGATTTTCCCTTTGCCTATTTGTCAGGTGTTTGATGAGGCAGATAGGTTGCTAAATGTGGATTTTGAGAAATTCCTCAATGAGAGAAGAACATACCTGTTTTCTGCTACTACTATTACCAAAAAGGTGTGAATGTTTTATGTCACATTGTATTGTTAAAATCAATACGGTTTAAATAAGAAATTCATGACCTTTCATGTGAGAGAATTGTATATCCTAATTTTTATGAACACTTCAGGTGCAAAAACTGAAACGGGCTTGTTTAAGTTATAAATGTTATAAAATATTGTACTTGTCTTTTGAATGCTTAAGATGGTTTACCgtttctttatttatatatatatttcagattgAAGCCGATTCTAAATATTCTACTGTTGTTACCTTGAAACAGCTTCCTGATAAGCACAAGGTTTGTAACCTGACTAAACGATTGTAATTATATATTAAGGGTGCGGTTGGTTTATCTTAACGAATGGGAATTTAAATGTAATGGAATGAATATACCCATGGCGTTGTATTGACGGTTCCTAGTTATTAGGATGAAGAAGTTATAGAATTTTTTTTGGGCTTTATGGATGATCATTACCCTGTTCGAAGAGCGTTTTCTCTTTCAAACCAAGTAAGAGTCCTGCAACCTTTCATTACTTAGTTTATTGTTACAGATTTCTTCATTCTAACTCTGTTAATGATATCCTCTGTTTTCAGCACGTTTTTTTGCTAACAATTTACGTTCTTTATCTGGTTTCTTAATCCAAAAACTTATAGAAATTAAACTGTTGATTTAGGTATTAGATCTTCTAGATGAATATCAGAAGAACTTTGATGATTCGTTGAAAGGGGTGCAAGCTGATTCCAGTCAGCCATGTCCTTCCTTAAAAGAAGCTTTGACCAGATTTCAGGTTTTACTTCTGTGTCCTTGTCTTTTTTCAACAAGTCTAGTTCCAAAAGTTGATACTGAACATGAACTAATTTGTTTTAtactttacataattaattatctcCAAAACAATCAGTATACTGCTGCCCAGTTGCTGAGAATTCAGACGATGTTGGATGAATCTAAAGAAACACTTGTAAGTGATGTCTTCAAACTGAAACATTCGTCTTTTGATACTTTGGTAGGACCTCATAGCATTAATAGTATTTATGTATCATCACGTTACTATGTGTAGGGTAATTTTATATGTTACAATCTTCTACATGTACTGAATACAGCTGCATGTTATAGCTTTGAGAAACAATTTCACGTGTGATTCCACTGAATTTAATTGAAAAAAGTTATAGATATTCAGATACCTTCCTTTCAAAAATTGATCAAAAGAATATAGAAGGGTCGGCAAGGCTGttcaagatatatatatgtatatatataaatattattattagaaacacATTTGAAGGTGGATTTAGGAATTATAGTTTGAATTATGAAGTTATACTTAGATATCTTTTGCTACGTATGTTAATGTATAAGGGTCCTATTGACTCATAAATATGTTTTTTTGTTACAGCACAAGACTATCATCGATAGTGTCCTTGTAACAGGTGAAAATCTGGACACTTTAGTTGAGAAAAGTATCAAACTCAGTATGGCTTTTCAGGTACCAAACTACAAATACTTCCTAATGTATCattcaatatatatttttattcaataaataaatatacatgCAAACACTGATCATTAACTGAGTAAGCTTTTTTTACCCAAGGATTCTAGGTTTTAATGGTTGCATCCCCCATTTAGCTGATGTAAAATATTTAACATCTACAATTCTACGTTTACATCTGACAAATGTTATAAGAATTTGAATCCATTTctctctggcaaaatgatatttcCACTTTTATTCTTGATACATGCACTTTTATCATGCATTGTGTACTTGTATCATATGCATCAATAGTTGTACATGATGGATATATCAAAAAATGAAAGTGGAAATATCATTGCGATTTCTCTATTTGTTCAAACTCTCGAATTTGGTTTGATAGGCACATGTTCTTGCCCGCTTATCCAAGaaggttatatatttttttaagatattACATTACATTATAATTTATAATCTACAATATACAATCATTAGACATACTACAGTTACACATGAAACCAAATTACATTGATATATGTTATGACTATGATCTTCTCGCGTTTTCTTGGCAAAAGTTCTCATTCTAATTATAGCTCATGAAAGAAATATTGTTACAAACATTTAATTCGTACACTTccattctataaaaaaaaaatatatttttaccataTTTGATACTCCTGTTTTGCTTATGTACGAATGTATATTGGTATGTATATAGGTGTGTTTTTGTACGTGTGGGTGTTTCGGGAATGTTGTGTGGTGTGTGTTTTGGGTGTGTTTTGTGTTTGTGGGGGTGTGTGTGTGTGGGAGTGGGGGTGTGTGTGTATGGTGGGTGAGTActtgttccgtcttcccgaatattaagatgcttctccgatcctttgggtatttcatcctttaaatttccctcttttaaaactccttgttgcgcctcctttatttgagtagtaaggttattatgaatcattatattcatagattttactcgaatgggtgggTGGGTGTGGGAGGGTGGGTGGGGGTGGGGTGTGTGTGTGAGTGCgtctcgcatcgttcggtgcatcttggggctaTTAGGACGGAGGACGACCTTCTTTGCTTTTGAGCTTCGTTGGTTTTCTTTTAGTTGTGTGGcttcggggatgtctaccgtaaaagtgcatgagtggtgtttggttttgttctaggtggttggctctttgcgtgCGCAACAACTCTCACCTGGCATGCCTCTCGAGTTTTGTTTACAAGGTCTTTTGGCTCTACTATTCgaggcaacaacaagcgtcgattttgTGGCGTCTTGaatgccgcttagagcctaaattaatttTTCAGGCAGATTTAaatacccatgaaaatttgatttctaccattttcatggcgtatcttttctacttttactttttatttatttatttatccttatttatttctatttttttatttttatttttatttttatttttaatttattttattttattttattttattattattattattattaaattattattattatttttttttatatatatatatatgtatagaggcCGGAGGTccgcacggaagcaatctctctactctgGGGTAgggagagagatgactttctcttcATGTGGGTAGAGAATTTTTCTCGACTCGTGGATAGAGAAACGACTTCTCctctattctaggatagaggaaggattgtctacatctcacctcccccatacctcgcatatgcgggattgggtattgttgttgttgttgttagcatCTTTTTGTTTCATAGACATCAGTACATGTTAGCatctttttaattatatttatttgttcTGTAACATTCCCTTTAATTGGGATCCATTTGTAGTGCATCATGATTAGCTTTATATAAACTCAAATATTTCGCTATTTTTTACTATATGTTATGCGTCGTTGTGGATCTGATACAATTTCTTTTTTCATGAACAGATGTTCTACAAACAGGAGAAGAAAACGAACCAATATTGTACTATATTGTAATGGAAAGATTGGCTGCAAAATTTGATTAAGTTGTGTTGGTTTGTCGTTTATAATGTTACAAGGTTTTTTCTTATGGATTTTCTCTCAATGTTGATTTTTAGGATTGAGCAAAGTCATTGATACTGTTTGGTTTTGTTGTAAACGGCCTATCAGGAACAGTTCGTGACTGTTTCCAAAAccttccctggccaccccaagTTTTGAACATGCTACCTCTCACGAGGAGTTCAGGGCCCCAACCACTACTTGGCTATCTTGGGATAGTTCAAGGTGTGACTTAAACACACAAGGTTAAGCCTAAAATTTAGAAATGGTTTTTTTGACCCATTTACTTTTGACTGGATCAATTCGGATTGGGTTTTATCTCAAAGGGATTGTGTTGAATCAAGGAAACATTCTAAATGGCTCAGTAAGGTGTGATAAAGTGCATCTCTGTAGGAAACAGGTTGAAAGTTATTAGTTTTATTGATTAGAAAGTTAGATCTTTTCAAAACCGAAGTGTTTCTaaacatatatattaatttttaatttaaacaTAATAGATATGGACAAAAGTACATCAAAGTCAACCCAGCATGACCCATATTGAAATTATCTAAAGAATGACCAGTTATGACCTATAATAATTCTTGTTATCATATTTTTCCAATACATAAATATCTATGAAAAATTACAAAATTAGCAAACGAACATGACGGGTTACACAACCCATCCAACTGGTCCATTTTGCCACCTATATGAAAACCTATTTTCTCATCGTGGCTATATTTTTCTGAAATTTGCAGGTATGTGGATGCTCTCTTGACTATACACCAGAAGGGACCCTTTACCCTATTTGCGGGATGAACCTTGGTTTCCACAGAGAACTCATTGGACCCGCCATGTATTTTGGGCTCATGTGTGACGGCCAGCCTATTGGCCGTTACAATGACATGTGGCCATGTGGACAGGATGGTGTGCTAAGGCAGTATTAACTGTGTGTTTTTCCCCCTGAAAATCAAGATACGGTTGTTTTGAACAAGTTATGGTGAATTTGTAGGTGATATGTGACCATTTGGGTAGGAGTGAAAACATGAGTACCGTACATTTGGCATAGTAAAGCAAGCAACCCATTTGTCAACTTAAAGAAAGAATACAAAGACATCTACTGGCAGAAGAGATTATCCCATTCATTCATAACATCACTCTCCGGAAAGAATGCACGACCCCACAAAAATGCTACATCGAGCTCTCAAAGCTTGTGAAGGAGAAACTTGGCCCGATTGATCTTTACTTTGAGAAGCTTAGTGATGCCATGGTTACCTGGATCGATGCTTGGGATGAACTCAACCCATCGACTGATGCTGCAACCACCGTCAACAACGTGCCTTCTAAATCCCAGTAGAGACGTGCACCCAGATGACTCGTATCTGCATGTGCTCACTATTTAAAGTTTTATCTATCGTTCGAATACTATTTGTTTCAGGAGGTTATACTGGGATGTAACTTATATTAGTAGCTATGGGTATGTGATTTTGTTGTCTTTTTTAGTGTTTTAGACTTTTAGTATCAGATGTATATATTCAAATAAGAAATGAAGCATTGGAGATTACAATTAGTTATCAAGAATATTTGTTTCAAAACATAAGGCAACAAAACATACAAAAAAGTAAATGAATTTATTTCTCATGTTGGTACTAAAATTAGTTCATGTTCGCCACTACATTTGAATACAGCAATAGCAAATGCAAACAACATTACAAACATACAAATCATCCATCTTCCAACAAAATAAAAACCACAGCGGCCGCCGTTACCACCGTTAGCCGTCACGTCCTTCTCCGGCACTTCACACTGCGACAAATTCAAGCAAACTTTATCATACTTCGCATCATATATATCCAATCCTTTACACGAAAACACGCTACTAACATCACTTTTTTCATCCATATCCAAACATTCACTCTGCATTCGTTCATCATTATCCGAACCCACTTCATATTCTTCAATTAATCTCCTTCCAGTTATCTTCCCATTCTCAAAACCATCATCTTGTTTTTCAATTATTTCATTTGTACCACAATCACAACTATATAAAGGCGAGTTATCGTTTGCTAACAACGACATAATTTCTTTAGGAGAAGTGTTGTGTATTTGATACAGACGGCGGTGGTGGTCGGAGATCGTGGTGGAGCTCCGGTTTCTTGATCTTGAAATTGATTGTTTGATTGAATCCCATTCGATTTGGAGGTTATTAAACTGTTTttgaagtgggtcttcaagaagtaTTGTCATTGTAGTGATTTTGATTTTGTTTGAGATCGTATGATCGATTGATGAATTTTAAAGACGATTTTGTTGAGATTATTGTGAGATTTGTTTTATCTACTTGtaaaatttgaatttttaaatttgaTTGATTGGTGTTTGGTACAAGGGTTTTTCTGTTTTTTGAGGTGCCCTAATTGTCTTTCAAACAGTTCCTATTTGTTTACGACTGACTTGCGTAGACAAACGAACGATGAGGTGGGGCGGCCCACATTCATTTAACTTGCAGTTTCGTTAAATAACGTCACTCTCCCTATCGTAATTAAACTATTCATTCTCTTAAACTGTCATATCATTGTCACATCATTATCAAAtttctataactaactcataactaaactctGCCTGTAAATAACTAAAACATCTTCTTCTTAACTGTCAcattattaattaatttctttttatatctattttaactaacacaaaaaataaaataaaaaatttaaaacaACACTTATCAATAAACACAAAGTGTTGTTTTAATATCATAACTTTGAGTGTTAAAAAAAATAAACACAATGTTGTACAACATGCATTAAAGGGTCATATGGATGAATACTTGTACGATAGATAAAAGCTTCTACAATATGAATGAATATTTGTAtaatatgaattagatataaatacATACTTGTACAATATGAATAAAAACTTGTACAATGTTAATATTATAAAGGTTGTAGTTGTACAATATACATATTAGCTTGTACATACAGTGTGAGGGGTGTTTTAATTCATAAAGTGATATGAAGGAAGGACCTACACATCCTATAattcgacatgatagaaattattaattactccatccgtcccggattaattgtccagtattcctttttgggacgtcccagattaattgtccacttctaaatatggaaagtaaatttgataaagtttacaatattgtccctaatgaattaattaaattacaaatgTGAGAGGgatttctaattaattagttgagggtaaaacagtaaagtaagaaaaaagtacagaaaaagtatagtgtgataatgacatttcttaaactgtgtattttttgtctggggacaattaatctgggacggagggagtataagttacataatatactccTAAAGTATTTAAGAAATACGACTTTATAAACGCAAAAGGAAATCACACTATCTTTTCAAGATTTAAAATAGGATACTCTGTATCCATCGAATCCCACAAAATCATGGATTTTTGTCTTCAATAATTTACCCTTAAGAGATCGATGATGGTTGCTTATAAATAGAGATACACATAGCATaagaagacaaaatttcattcctcgtccctgaactttacatcgattttgactccctgtcctttttcttttttttgtgcatccctcgtccctaaactatgaaaagagtacatccctcgtcccccgtctactttctgtctatttttccgttaaatgaagtcatgtgctaagcatgtgagggtaatttAGTCATTGTATCATTTTCTTCTTTTTACCTTTTTTTTCTCCTTTTTGACTTCTCCCTCATTCAACTcaaaacataaaccctaatttcttaattcaataaaaatAACATCACCATTTCTTTTTGCAAATCTATCATGCACCCTTCTTCTAAAAAAAGCCAACAACTATTATTCTTCATTTCTTCACCCTTCTTCTAGTTAAGCAGGTTCACCAATTTCTTTATCAATTCCTTTTCTTGCTCAAGAAACCCATCATTTCATCAACTCATCTGGACCCAAAATTAAAaaccctaactaaactcaaattcGTGACTGATGAATCTAACACCAAATTGAACTCAGATTCATGATTCCTAATACAAAGATGAATAATTTGATATGTAAAATTCTAcaaataaatataacaattacaaaCAAAAACTAACCTCCATAACAAAattcaaactttaaaacaaattaatTGACATAATCACATGAAGTTCTTGAACCC comes from Rutidosis leptorrhynchoides isolate AG116_Rl617_1_P2 chromosome 4, CSIRO_AGI_Rlap_v1, whole genome shotgun sequence and encodes:
- the LOC139840420 gene encoding uncharacterized protein, which encodes MESKTIEKMEEEEEEEEEVQTFKTGALALPIIQSLLDAPQAFFALVLSPTRELAIQIAERFEALGSSIGVKSAVLVGGVDQLQQSIQLGKRPHIVVATPGCLVENLSNTKGISLRTVKYLVFDEADRLLNVDFEKFLNERRTYLFSATTITKKIEADSKYSTVVTLKQLPDKHKDEEVIEFFLGFMDDHYPVRRAFSLSNQVLDLLDEYQKNFDDSLKGVQADSSQPCPSLKEALTRFQHKTIIDSVLVTGENLDTLVEKSIKLSMAFQVVGSLRAQQLSPGMPLEFCLQGLLALLFEATTSVDFVAS